The Dehalococcoidia bacterium genomic interval ACGGTGCCGAAGGGTGAGGTGGGCGAGTACTGGCCCTTGGTGAGGCCGTAGACCTCGTTGTTGTGGAGGATGACCTGGAGGTCCACGTTGCGGCGCATGACATGCAGGAAGTGGTTGCCGCCGATGCTCAAGGCGTCGCCGTCGCCGGTGACGACCCAGACGCTGAGGTCGGGGCGGGTGGACTTGAGGCCGGTGGCGATGGTGGGGGCGCGGCCGTGGATGGAGTGGAAGCCGTAGGTGTTCATGTAGTAGGGCAGGCGGCTGGAGCAGCCGATGCCGGAGATGAACACGATGTTCTCGCGCGGGATGCCGAGCTCGGGCATGACGCGCTGGGTCTGGGCGAGGATGGAGTAGTCGCCGCAGCCTGGGCACCAGCGCACTTCCTGGTCGGAGACGAAGTCCTTGCGGGTGAGGACTTTGACCGCGCCGGTCTGGGCGGCGAGGCGGCCGGATTCGCTGCGTTCGTTGGTGGCTACCATGTGTCACTCCCTGTGTGGGTTGCTTCGCTGCGCGGCGTCAGGGGCGCCGCCCCTCCCCGCCCGGCAGGCGGCCTGAAGGCCGCCCCTGCATTCGGTGTGTGCATTCGTTGCGCCATCAGGCGGCTCCCGCGGCGGCGGCTGCCGGGCCCCTGCCGTTGGGCGAGACCTGGAGGTCTTCGCGCCCCAGGATGCGGTAGATCTCGTTCTCGACCTCGCTGATGGTGAACGGGCGGCCGGTGACGCGGTGGAGGCCGAGGGCGTCGACCAGGTAGCGGCCGCGGATGAGCAGCTGCAACTGGCCAAGGTTGTTCTCCGGGATTAGCACCTTCTTGAAGGACTTGAGCACGTCGCCCAGGTTCTTGGGGAATGGGTTGAGGTGGCGCAGGTGCGCGGCCGACACTTTCAGGCCCTTGGCCTGCGCCCGCTGCACCGCCGTGGTGATCACGCCGTAGGTGCTGCCCCAGCCGAGGACCAGGAGGTCGCCGCTGGGCTCGCCGACGTGCACTTCCACGTCCGGGATGTCGTTGGCGATGCGGGCGATCTTCTCGGCGCGCAGGGAGACCATGAGGTGGTGGTTCTCTGGCTCGTAGTTGACGTTACCGGTGATGTTCTGCTTTTCGAGCCCGCCGATGCGGTGCTCGAGGCCCGGGGTGCCGGGGACGGCCCAGGGCGGGGCCAGCGTCGCGGGGTCGCGGGCGTAGGGCTGGTAGGTCTCGGGGTCGGTGGCGAAGTTAGGCTCGATCTTCGGCAGACTGTCGATGTCGGGGATGAGCCAGGGCTCGGAGCCGACGCCGAGGTAGAGGTCGCTGAGGAAGATGACGGGCGTGCGGTACTTGATGGCGATGCGCCAGGCTTCGATGGCCATGTTGAAGCAGTCGGCCGAGGTCGCCGGCGCGACAATGGCCACCGGCGATTCGCCGTTGCGCCCGAACATACACTGCAGAAGGTCCCCCTGCTCGGTCTTGGTGGGGATGCCGGTGCTGGGCCCGACGCGTTGGACATCGATGATGACGACCGGCAGTTCGACCATGACCGCGAGGCCGATGGCCTCGCTCTTGAGGGCGATGCCGGGGCCGGAGGTGCCGGTCATGCCGAGCGCGCCGCCGAAGGAGGCGCCGATGGCGGAGCCGATGGCGGCGATCTCGTCCTCGGCCTGGAAGGTCATGACGCCGAAGCGCTTCATGGCCGCAAGCTCGTGGAGGATGTCGCTGGCGGGCGTGATCGGGTAGCTGCCGTAGAAGAGCGGCCGGCCGGCGAGCTTCGAAGCGGTGAGGAAGCCGAGGGCCGTGGCCTCGTTGCCGGTGATGTTGCGGTAGAGGCCCGGGGCGAGCTTGGCTTTCGGGACGTGGTAGTGGGTGGCGAACATCTCCGTCGTCTCGCCGTAGTGATAGCCGGCGAGGAGGGACTTCTTGTTCGCGTCGGCGATGGCGGGGTTACGGCGGCCGAAGCGCTCGTCGATGTACTTGAGGGTGGTGTCGAGGGGGCGGCTGTACATCCAGAACATGAGCCCGAGGGCGAACATGTTCTTGGACCTGTCGATCTCCTGGGCGCTGAGGCCCGTGTCGCGCAGGGCGCGCGCGTTGAGC includes:
- a CDS encoding 2-oxoacid:acceptor oxidoreductase subunit alpha, whose protein sequence is MVATRTEEQARGEVIDIDRVTIRFAGDSGDGMQLTGTQFTKTSAVFGNDISTVPDIPAEIRAPQGSLPGVSAFQVSFSSYDIYTPGDIPDVLVAMNPAALKVHLPDLPKGGVIVLNEDEFTPTNLKKANYTSNPLEDGSLQAYRVYRVPIGTLNARALRDTGLSAQEIDRSKNMFALGLMFWMYSRPLDTTLKYIDERFGRRNPAIADANKKSLLAGYHYGETTEMFATHYHVPKAKLAPGLYRNITGNEATALGFLTASKLAGRPLFYGSYPITPASDILHELAAMKRFGVMTFQAEDEIAAIGSAIGASFGGALGMTGTSGPGIALKSEAIGLAVMVELPVVIIDVQRVGPSTGIPTKTEQGDLLQCMFGRNGESPVAIVAPATSADCFNMAIEAWRIAIKYRTPVIFLSDLYLGVGSEPWLIPDIDSLPKIEPNFATDPETYQPYARDPATLAPPWAVPGTPGLEHRIGGLEKQNITGNVNYEPENHHLMVSLRAEKIARIANDIPDVEVHVGEPSGDLLVLGWGSTYGVITTAVQRAQAKGLKVSAAHLRHLNPFPKNLGDVLKSFKKVLIPENNLGQLQLLIRGRYLVDALGLHRVTGRPFTISEVENEIYRILGREDLQVSPNGRGPAAAAAGAA